The window TTGTTTCTGTTCAGCTGGCTTCACTTGAACTGCTGCAGGAACAGGGTGAACATACGAGAAACCAGCAGGCAAAAGCTGATGTTGACTTCCAGATGTTGGTGTTGTATATTGGGCCGCATGAAGGATGCCCTGCGAGGGCAAGACTCCACCTTTCATATTACTAGCAGCTGCTGCTGCTGCAATCGCTTTTGCAGGATCAGAGGTGGTGCCACCACCTAGAGTAACAGGACACAAAGTCAACATTCCACTTGACGATGATGCCGTTGATGAACCAGTCGGTTGTTGAGCCGGCTGTTCTGAACGCCTTCTTTGAAGATAATATCCCCCAGTAGCTTGACCTGTAGAATTTGTACCAGTAGAATGCGGGGGTTGAGCTTGCATATATGGACTTGAGAAGAACAGTTGTGCTTGCTGCATACTcttctgttgttgctgttgttgctgtagttgctgttgttgttgttgcatttgAGACTTAGTTCCACTGCCTGAAGTTGAAGCAGTATGAGGGTTTCCAAGAATTGACGGCACATTCCTTCCACCAGCAGGAGATGACTTTTGGTTGGGAAGTGAAGGCGAGGATTTGCCCTGCTGTGTTGACAATGATGAGCTTTGGCCGCCGGTTTTATTGCTTGCAGAAGCAGAATTTGTATGCCTTGGGCTTCCACAGGCACCTTTTGAGATTGAAGAAGTTGTAGGAGAGCCAACCATCATGGGCGAAGAGGGAGACTGGTTATTATTAGGAGGCTGTTGTCCCTGTGGAGGAGCAGCTGATTTCTGATTTGTGCCAAAAGATATTTGTGTGTGGCTTTGCTGGGATCTAACCTGCTGCTGAGAAAGGTTTTTCAGAGAAGAAGTGGATGACAAAGATGATGGAGCTTGGGACGTAGATGTTCTGGTAGAATTTTTCCACTGAGGCGACTGAGCTTGACTGCTGTTGTTACCAGTCTGTACAAGGTTTTGAGGAAAAGCAGACATTGCATTTGGAAACTTTGAAGAGGCAGAAGCCGACGATGTCAAGTGATCAGAGTAGGCATTCCCATTACTAGAAGCTGGTGTCTTACTCCGAGCAGCAGCAGCCGCAGCcatctgctgttgctgttgctgttgcttATGAAGCTGAATCATCTGCTGCTGCTGATGCTGAATTTGAGCTTGTAACTGTGCATTAGGGACATTTACAGCTCCCATAGCATTTGGCATTGCAGCTCGAGCAGTCCATGAAGCACCAGAGGGAAGATTTAAGGACCTTGATGAGCTATCAATGACACTGTTGGCAGCAATATTAGAACCGGAGGCATCGGACATCTCAGACCTTGAAAATGCAATAGACTGACCAGCATTTACTGAAGGCTGCTTCATAGCTAAACCTTTCCTTTCAGCATCAGCCCCAGACTGGTCGCTGGATCCAGATTTACCATCCTCGGatattctgaaatttttcttCTGCTGCACAGCCTGAGCAGCAGCTGCAGCCATCTGTAAATTTTGCCTCGTAGCTTCAGGGAGACTCTGAAAAATAGCATGATTCTGTGCCATGGACATGTCAATGCCAGGACCAGCAGTGGCTCCATTTAAGGAAGCAAATGACATAGCAAAAGGTTGAGGCGGCACTGATTCTAGATTCGTTTTTAAACCTTGTTGTTGCTGCGACTTCTTCTCAGTTTGATGATTACTGCCACCACCGGCAGAAGACGCAATACCAAAAGTAGCTGGAGGAGTCATCAAACCAAAGTTTGAGGGATGCATGGGCATAGCAAAATTCTGATTGTACACATTCATCGGCCCATGAGACCTTTTCCTCTCTGTAGTTGATGGGCTATCTTCACTACCCACCTCATTTTCAATATGACGTGTCTGTTGAGGAATATGCTGATTTTGTGACTGTGCTGGGGACTGAGATGGATGATTCTTTGACCCAGGAAAATTATGCAAATTGCCACCAGTAACAGCATTGCCTTGGGACCTCTGCTGCTGGCTCTGCAAATGCTTCTGGGATGAAGAGGATCCACTAGACATGCTTGTGTTTTGTTGACCTTGTTGCATTTGTTGCGACTGCGATGTAGGCGGCTGCTGCTGTTGCTGAACCTGGGATGGATGAATCATCTGGGAAGAATAGAAAGACCCATTGAACAATGGCATAGGCTGCGGATGAGCTCCTCTATAATTTGGAGGTGCTCCTACAGCAGGTATTGGGAAAGCATACGCATTATTCTGCAAGATCGCCAAGTACTGAGCTTCATTAGGAGACATATTTGGGTAGTTGAAACTAATTGCAGTAGCAGCTCCACCAGCTGCCGCTGAAGCAGCAGTGCCAGCAGCAGGATTGGATGTGTTAGGCAAGGCTGCAGTGGCCGTTGTGCTAGGTGACTTTGTGGGACCGGGTCGCACAGCAGCAGCTGCAGCTGCCTGTTGTTGATTTATAGGGAAGATGAACGCAGGCCCATGCTGTAAATTCATAAAAGACTCAGCAATTAGGCACTCCTCTGATCTTCATAAAAAGTTCCAAAATAGAGAAAGCCAAGAGATTAAGGTGCTAATAAGCTGTAAGAGACTTTACCAGTAGATTGTTAGGCGCAACAGGCGGCAATGCTTGCTGGAGTAATATTTGCTGCTTTCTCTGAGCAGTAGCATCTGCAATGTTTGCAGGCTGGACTTTGTCTTTACCAACATTATTAGGGAAAATGGCAAGCCCCTGACCCTTATCTGGCCCAGCAGTTGCTCTCCCAGCTAGATCTGTGGGCGGCAGAACATTGAGATTGGTCTTGGCTCCATAGAATGGTGCAGAGCCAGCAGCTGGTGGCCAGAAAGGATGCATCTTCATGAATTGCTGAAGGCAATGTATGTTCCTGGCAATGTAACAATGTGTCGCACATCTTTTTGGCCGCGGTTGAGAGAACAGCGGCTGCATAACATTGAAAAGCACAAAAAAGGGGCAGAAGAGCATGAATCAAACTCCAGCTTGAAAATGACTAAGGtggaaagagagaagagaagtgAGAGAAATACCTGGATTGGAGCAGAGGAAACTGTGGTTCCATCCATAGCTACAACTCCTTGCAAAGGTGCCATGTATCTGCTGACAGGAATTGAGTTATTTCGCCAGAAGCATTTACACCACGGATCTAATACTTTGTAATATCAATTAAATGAGCAATTAAGTCAAGCCGACCGTACCCCATGGGAGGAAGCCCACCAGGCCAGCTAGCCATAGACATTGGCATTGGTAAAGAGCTTGATTGACCTGAATATTGAAAACATCACCCCCATCAATTAAAAAATCCAAGGGAAGATTTCATTACAATCAACCCTAAAATCAACACCTACCTGTTTTTTCTATAATTGGTTCTTCTTTAGTAGCTTTTTGTGGTGGAGGCTGCTGCTGCAGCAACTTTTGACTCTGCTGTTGGAATTTGCTACTTACACCACTATCCTTTTCTGGCCTTTCCAAATCTAGCTGAAGATCAATATTCCTACCCCTGCTACCCTCACTTGCCTTATGAGGATTAAGTTCCTCAAGGGCTGCTGCTTTTGTCTTCTTTTCGTCAGCTTCAACACTGATCACTTCTTCTTTCTCAGCCTTGCCAATCCTTTCATTATCCTTCTCCTTCACTGAAGGCTTCATTTCCTGTACGCATCAGCCAATTCATTCATCAGATCATCCTCAATATCCTCAAGGGacgaaataaaggaaaagaaaaagtgaaTACTCACTACTATATTTTCTGCTAAAATAGGCTTCTTATCCACAGCTGCTGATCCAAAATCTATCTCAGCTTCCCTTTCAGGTGATGATCTTAACTGCGGTGGAGGGGCCTAAAAAGTTATTTAAAAGATCAATTACCAAACTTGGAAAAAAACTGAATAGATTGTTTTAGGCATATCTTCATCCTCACCATAAGATCTATCTGGAATTTCTCCTCTCTCTGACTTTCAACTTCTGAAACAATCCTGAAATTCCAACAACACATGAATCAGACACAAGTTGAATTACGAGCAAAAAGATCAAACCTTAGGATAGATACTCACACTTGGGTAACTGCAACAGCATCCTCACGATTACTATTTTCTGCTCCCAAAGTAGAAGACTCCCTCACCTCCTCCTTACTCTCCATAAATTCAGATTCCTCAGGCCTCCTCTTGGCCTCAGATTCCACCTTCATCGTCTCCGGTACCGGATCCGATGCAACCGGCAAACTTTGTACAGAAGCACTTAAATCATATAAAGATACACCATTTTCAGCAGCAGATTGTGGGGTCTTCTCCAAATTAGGAGAAGAAACCTCCATCTTCattgttgttgtctgatccatCTCCACTTTATTAGTAGCTGTAGAAGATGAAATGGGGCTGCTCCTTGCACCAAATCCTCCAGGATTTTCCAAGACTTGCCTCGGTCTTTTCCTCTTTGGAGCTGCACAAAACCAAGACTCATCAGAACAGAATCAAGAAACGGGATATTTATTGGGGAAAAAGATTGGAACTTTTTTAGTTATGCTCACCAACAGCAGATAAAGGAGTAGCTGATGAGTTAGAATTTGAAACAGGAGAAGAAACTCTGGATCTGTTATTGACTTCTCTTGTTGTATCATTTCGTCCTCCTCCACCACTTTCTTTCTTGGAAGGTCCTTGTGACTGGGTCATCAACCCGTATAACACTTCAGCAATCTCAATCTCTAGCTCTTCAGGGTTGTTGGATGAAGCAGCTTTTGGTGGTGACTTTGCCGGCGGCCTTTTTTGTCCATTAGGCTTCTGCATCAAGATTTTAAGAAAATCAGTTGAAATACATacatcaaaataaagaaaatagtaGCAAATCAGATTTGAAAAAATGAGACTAACAATTTTCTTTCTGACTGAAACATTGGAAGAAGATGGAGATAAAGGAGCTGCCGGTGATTGTGTTGATGTTGCCGGAATATTCTGTCTCACCGGCGATGCTGTCGAAACTTGCTGATGTATTTGCTCTCCTGTAATAACACCACTATTACCACCAACACAACCACCACCGCTGACCCCAGAAATCCAATCATGTGACCTCTTAGTAGATGCTGAAAATCACCAAAAACACCCAAAAATCAGAAAAGGGTCAATCAAAAAATCGTCAAAAACAGCGATAATAGACAAAACAGTACCAGAACGGGCTTTTCTTGGGACAGAAACACCAATCATTTCATCACCAGGTTTCCAAACAggagctgctgctgctgctggtgTTGCTGTCCTAAAAACCCTTGTAGTATTTGGTGGAAAACTCTTCCTCGGAGGCTGTAAATGATGATTATTATGATTATGGTTATTATGATGATGGTGGTGATTTGAAATGGACCCCACCGTCACCGGTACCGGAGGATTCGGCGGCAACAACCTTGTACTACTACTACCTGAAACACCAACGTTGTTTGTAGTAGTTGTTGTAGTAgtatcttcatcatcatcttcttcatcatcgttTACACTTTCTTCTGAACTATCATCAACACCACCAATTAACCTTTCACCTCTCCTCCTTTTACTCCGACTTATCCTATCTCTATCTCTATCCCTATTATCCCTTTCTCTCTCTCGTTCTCGTTCTCTTTCTCTTTCCCGTTCACGATCTCGATCTTTCTTCACTCTTTCCCTTAACCTTACAGATTCTTGTATCTCTACACCCCCATCTTCATctgcaacaaaaacaaaaacaattagTTCAtcaaggaaaaaaaattaatttaaagaatCATTAAAAAAATTATGGATCTAAGATTTGTACCAGGGGAATCTCTAAGACTATTAGTTCTATGTCTGCGTCTTGATGATAATCCATTAGATGTAGCTGCCGCTGCTACCATACCCCCACTTCTTCTTGCTTCTCTGTTCCTATCCATTTGTTtgatagagagagaaaaacaaaagcttttctttttttcttctccgGTGAAAGGTATAAACTAACCCCAGATGAGGTCTAGCATAATTCACCGGAATTTATGGCCAATTTCGACGGAAATGGGTTTTTCTTCACTTTCAGGCCGGAGATAAAACAACAACCCCACAAATTAATTCTTTCAAAGATCTTAACTTTTCACAAATGGGTGTGTGTTTTCTTGGATTTCTTCTcctcttctcttctctctcttctcttctctctctctctatctatctttGTTGGGTCTCCTTTTTCTGCTCTCTATCTTCATCAGCTTTTGGCTATATCACACTCTTCAAACCCTCGTAGAAGGTTGAGATCTCTCACTTTTGACAATTCCTTTACATCTCCCACCGTCCATTCACCATCTCATCCTACGGCTATTAATCCATCTTGCCAGCATGGCATGTGCTCGCACCGTCAGATTCAGACTGACACGTGTCGGTCATCTCCTCACCATGTTCCTGATTTAAATAAAGTTGGGTGGGTGGGTGACTAAAATAAGGAGGGAGCTTTTTTTGTTATTCTGACAAAACAATACATTTAATTTTCGTGGGCCCCGGTGTGTGGGGCACTTTTCACGATTGAATGGAACAAACAAAAGTTACCCCTCCAAGTTTTGTTCAGGTGACCGGCTATAGCCGGTTGTTAAATGTGTGTGACTGACCTTGGTAAAAGCAAAAAAACATGACGATCACAAGGAATCTAGGTGACTGCAGAAAATATCGTTCCAGCCGGTCAAATTCATTAATTATCGGGTTTTACTTACATTTTTTTCGCTATTCAAAATAAttatgtttttttccttttttattttttagtattaTTAAAGTGAGTACATTTAGTACTGTCCAGTTCCTTTTTTCCACAAATAGACAGGTGGGGCCCGTGTGATGAAGATCTAGAAGTAAAATCAACGGTGTAGATCATCCGATTGTCTAGTTGGAAACCACCTGAAGCGTTAGATGGATAAGTGACGTGGCCATATGCGGTTGTTTAATTAAAGGCTTTATTAGATTCCGATTATTAAGGCCGAGCTTACGTGGTATGTTAGGCAAGATCTGGGCCGTTGGAATTGAAAGATCGAACGGTGAAATGTGGACGGGCAGCGGAAGGAAAAAGGGCAGTCACGGTCACGGAACTTCCCAGAAAATGAATGGGGCCCTGAAGTTATTTTGGCGCTGCCCTTAgggaggaattttttttttttttaaaacaatttgcGTTAGGCCATATTGTCACGTTCTGTAGTGCTTTGTAGTTTGTGGTGGCTAAGATGTGGACCCCAAACTCCacatttgttttgttttgttttattttttatttcttgtgGTTGAAGTGAAAATGGTGGTGCTAGAAAGTAGGCCAGTGAATTGAATTTCGTTTTAACCGGAAAAATGATGAATCAAACTTCTTTTTcattctcattttcttttctttttttaaatgatgatataatgtttataaaagtttgacttttttggttccgttttgatttttatatttacgAATCCAATACAATGAAATCACATTGGATCGACTAAATATAATCGTTAACCACCAAAGGATATGGTGCACTGGATGAGACTTTTCTTCCCTTAATTAGAATTCTCGGGTTCAAACTCTAGGTATGAaaaaaatccttggtagggaACATTTTCCCCCCGAATGAGGTCCTATGGGGTGCAAATTCGGATATAGTCGGACTCAAATATGAATACCGAACACCGGATGGAAAACTAAAAAAAAGACTAAATACATTCATTAAAAGAGAATTAAGCATAAAATTTAATGAGAATtgattcgggttcaaactaccctgtttcaggcctaattttcggacctagcccacaataatccgagtccaccacacgtggaggacacgcgtggggaacatgGACGGAACcccatacacggggaaccccaccacgcgtgggagacacaaaccttgaaccccaccacgcgtggggcccATTTTCCTTGGCAAGGGTACTAAATACACGGACAAAGGGGTTGGAAAGGGGGGATTTTTGGAAAAAACCAACGGGGACTTGAAAAAATTGGAAACGGACTACTGTACATCTTCCTCTTCCTGAAAAGGAACCAACGAAAAACCCTActgtcaaaaaacaaaaaaaaaacccgaccGGAGCCCTACCCCGAAACCACCAACAAACCACCAAACACCACCCCCACGACCCCTCGTTCTTTTGAGAAGCAACAATCACTACTGCGTCGTCAACCACCATTGCCGCCCGCTACGAGCTCCAGCTCCATCCAAACCAACCTGCTGCTGCATCGCCCAACTCCCCATCGTCTGCCTCACCAGCAAAACTACCAGCTCCCTCACCCACCCCAAAACCATTGTCGCCCCAACTCCCTCTCCGCCTCACGACCCTACTGTCGCAACCAGCCCTCCCCCCCTCGTCGTCATTTTCCAGTCGACAACCAAACAACCCGTCACCTCTACGTCCAAGCACCACCAAACAGACCCGTCGACCCTACTGTCGACCACCTGCCCCGACGACACCAGCCCCCTCATCGTCATTTTCCGGTCGACAACCACCCAACCCAGCTCCTTTCATCGCGTCGTCACTACCCCCTCGTCGGAACTCGAGCAGTTGTTGCTGCGTTGTCAAGCTCTCCATCACGTCCGGCGACCATAACCCAAAACCACCCACTCTCTCACGTCCGAGCTCCAGCCATTAACCACTGCCCAAAGGACCTTCCACAGCCTGCTTCTTCCTCATATCCGAACGACCCCTTCTGCTCATATTTACGTACCGGTGCTGCGTCAAAAAAAAAACAGCAGCATCCAACCCCTCGGGTCGTGGACAGTCTTGGTGCGAACTTTCAGCTTCCATTGAGGTCGTCGTCGTTTGTTGGGGTCCGGTGCGTCGAGTTtgttccgaggtttcgtcgttgttcatcgttcaaagaggtccggcttgagttccgtcggggtcgtgtttgtcgttctgaggttgtcgaggttcaaaggttaTTGTTCTTCATCCTTTTGTTTCATTTGGTTTGTTtcgcatattatggttcaaggcgAATAAGAGTATTTGATAttgatgaatgtcaacaatgcaatttttgttttttttttgttaaaaatgtttattttatggttagttattgcatgtttaaagtaaatgtgagaatACATGAACGGTTTGTGTGTCGTCTTTGTTgaaattgttttttttattattattttaccaTGAATATTATTACCTATTAGAATTGTTGTTTTTATTTAACCTTGGATGACTTCAttggtagaaaatcgtagttgtTTTAAGTTTGCCCTTAGATAATAAAAAGTTAGACGAGCTTCGccaaaataaaaatgtacagattgcagAGCCCttacaaaatatatgtattaaatacttagattccgggacgggccgtttaacaaatttcacggccccacccaaaataacaatgcactagttgctttaggcgcgcctttaataatgttatcttcctaaactcgggtgcacatttatgtgacccaaatccaaatctcggcggagttgaaatgtgtctctaaatcgcgggtacattgattgtaacgtgggtcgagatgcatgtccacgacgttgcaaattcctttaaaaaataagaatgagatgagcctcgccgaataaaaatacaaattgcggggccctcagtaaatacttgttttaaaattacttagaattcaggagtgccgtttagcgaatttcacggccttcccaaaataataacacgatagtctccttaggtgcgtgtttaataatctactttcttaaacttgggtgtgcatttcatgcgacccaaattcaaatcccaaaacatcaaataaaatacgttccggattgtgggtgcatttcatgtgacacagtccaaagacatgttttaatcgatgttcacattctttaaaataataataacaaagtggcaaaaagttaaaattggcacattggttcataattgtatttaaaatcagataaataagccgaatatgacagttgagcgaccgtgctagaaccacggaactcgggaatgcctaacaccttctcccgggttaacagaattccttattcggatttctggtgcgcagactgtaatatggagtcattcttttcctcgattcgggattaaaattggtgacttgggacaccctaaatctcccaagtggcgactctgaaacaaataaaccaatcctgtttcgattgtcctttaattggaaaaaactcccttgcaccctcgcgggggcagaaaaaggaggtgtgacacaaccAATATCCACACAAAACCCACACACGAGAGAACGACACCTGCTGCACAATCTTATTAAAGAATGGGCACAGCTTGCCCCACTCTCACATCCCCCCACACATCGGATGATCCATGAACAAGGTACGATATGTCTCCCTTGTTATGGGTACGAATCAGACGAGATCGAACTGGGACTCGATTTCTGCACCGCAGCAGTTAAGGCGAACTCAACCCACGCAGAGCTAGGACAGCTTTAAAAAAGAAAGGAGAGCTGAATATGACCGTCGAATCTAAAAACCACCATGCCATCAACCACTTAAACACCAGGCAGAGCGAGCAACGCTATAAGGCTACCCTCGTTCATCGACTCATTGGATGGTTGTAAGGAAAATCTCATTTTGGTTTACCCTCTATTGTTTGCTTAAACAGGAACACAAGTGCCGCACAGGCAAGCGAGCAAAGGAGCATCTCAACTAGaagacaatggaaggaaaactactacaaaaCAACTGGAATATCGCCCATCTCAAATACCTCAACTTCTGGAAAATGACGCCTCTTAAGTCGTACTCATTTTCCCTTtcccgggttttgtcccaattgggttttctcggggaggtttttaacgaggcgatgaGGGGGATGTCTCCAAGTTCAAGGGATAATTCATCGCCCCGCCTACCGACGAGCTCTCCAAGCTGAACGGTGAAAGGACAAGATATAGGGAAATTCCAATATATGCATGAAACGAACGCATACGGTATTCCCTGGTTAGCAAAACAACAATGTTTTATATTCTTAGACATCACACTCTCCAATGCAAACAAAATTAAGCGGACTAGGACTCACCCAGGAAATGCAAAAGGCTAAGCAAAACTAAGACTCCCCCAGGGAACACCCGACACtctctaaagaaaaaaaaaagcaaagtcGAGTACGCCAAGATCCGTTCCGATGTCTACAGACAGTATGGTAGCCTATGATTCACCAAATCTAATAATGACATGACGGATTAATATTTCGACATCagatcaaaataacacccctacggccaagggccatcgccaaagagaagagttcgacctcgttcgaatcatgacgggttaacatttcgacattaGCTTGACATAACACCCCTATGGCCAAGGGCCAACGCCAAAGAGAAGACTTTGACCTCGTTCAAATcatgacgggttaacattttgacattagctcgaaataatacccctacggccaagggccatcgccaaagagaagagttcgaccccgTTCCAATCATGACGGGTGAACATTTCGACATCTGCTCGAAATAAcacctgtagacatgtgatttttgaccctccccaagattttacacatttttagcccaaatatttaatttaggtttagtatcgctattttaaatagttttgactcttttactttattttatcacaaaaatgaaaattacaaaaatatttcttttatttagctaattaatattttatctagTCACGTTTAATTTATCTACCTTACATAaagttcaaaaatacaaaaatagttccacTTTGTTTTTAggtatattattttaatttttgcgaTGTTTTTAATCTAATTCTATTTTTGTCTTTTAGTGTGatatttaaaaaataccaaaaaataggtttattttaatggttagttttatttttattttacttaagtaggattaattaagtaAATGAGGTAGTATTTTTTTAGTCTTGTTCACGGATAAAGAATAAAATTCgggctcaaacaacccatttttaggccaaattttcggacctagcccataataacccaagcccaatacccctaAACCCCTAGACTTACTTAAAACGACCCCTAACCTAAGGAGAAGAGGTCAGCCATTTTTTACAAGAGAGACCCCCCCCCCCTGAAATCTTCTTCGTCACCCCCCAAGAACACCTCTTTGCCAAGATAGAACACCAACgccattttccttcttctttagcATCTTCAACCACACCCCTGATTTTCTCCAACAAAACACACACAaccattttctcttcttcttcttctttacaaccAAAAAACCTAAAAACACAAAAATGGTGGAATCGTAGAGATGAACCAACCATTTGGACCTTTTCTCTGGAACAAAAACAAATCCTAAGACCGAAGAGCTGAGAACGCCCAAGCTTCAGCCATTTTCGGACCCTTCTCCTTCAtcttcaaaaaatcaaaaaggcTTAGAAGAGAACCATCAACCCTTACCATAGAACTCGTCGGATTCTCCTCCTCTCACCAATCCAGCGACAAACTCGCCAGAAAACGCACACACACACTGAAAAACAAGAAAGAGAGGAATTGGATAAAGACATACGTGGGCACTGTTTCCTTCCGAGGAAAGAGTTGTCAAGCTCTTTAAGAAGAATACCTACTGTGTTGTCAACATCTTTGATGTAACCTTGAGACCTACGCTTAATGTTACTGGTGCAGTCGAGATTCCTGAAGGAAATGGTCCAAGGGTGATTTGGGACAATGAATTACTAATTACCATGTGATTGGTAACTCCCTTTCTAGAAACCCAAGTCGTGGGGAAGTAGTTGCACGTCTGCAGAAAGGGTGCAAAAGAATTTTGAGGGTAAATTAATTGGTGCAGATTGTGCCAAGGATCTTGCTGTATTGAAGGTCCGGGGTTCCGGTTCGCGATTTTGATATTTCGGTCCAAGGATTGTTGCTTCGTTTAGCCcaattgatttgcaattttcagctttgttcatcaataaaaggtctatttctcaattttcattctcatttTATTGTGATATGATAGCTTGGTGCGTTCGTTGGTTGATTTGTAATTCTACGTTGTTTGAGTAGCATGtcttagttttcatttaaattgttttaattaatttttattttgattgtgATGAATGTAGTCTTGGGT of the Nicotiana tabacum cultivar K326 chromosome 7, ASM71507v2, whole genome shotgun sequence genome contains:
- the LOC107826656 gene encoding protein TIME FOR COFFEE isoform X5, whose translation is MDRNREARRSGGMVAAAATSNGLSSRRRHRTNSLRDSPDEDGGVEIQESVRLRERVKKDRDRERERERERERERERDNRDRDRDRISRSKRRRGERLIGGVDDSSEESVNDDEEDDDEDTTTTTTTNNVGVSGSSSTRLLPPNPPVPVTVGSISNHHHHHNNHNHNNHHLQPPRKSFPPNTTRVFRTATPAAAAAPVWKPGDEMIGVSVPRKARSASTKRSHDWISGVSGGGCVGGNSGVITGEQIHQQVSTASPVRQNIPATSTQSPAAPLSPSSSNVSVRKKIKPNGQKRPPAKSPPKAASSNNPEELEIEIAEVLYGLMTQSQGPSKKESGGGGRNDTTREVNNRSRVSSPVSNSNSSATPLSAVAPKRKRPRQVLENPGGFGARSSPISSSTATNKVEMDQTTTMKMEVSSPNLEKTPQSAAENGVSLYDLSASVQSLPVASDPVPETMKVESEAKRRPEESEFMESKEEVRESSTLGAENSNREDAVAVTQVIVSEVESQREEKFQIDLMAPPPQLRSSPEREAEIDFGSAAVDKKPILAENIVEMKPSVKEKDNERIGKAEKEEVISVEADEKKTKAAALEELNPHKASEGSRGRNIDLQLDLERPEKDSGVSSKFQQQSQKLLQQQPPPQKATKEEPIIEKTGQSSSLPMPMSMASWPGGLPPMGYMAPLQGVVAMDGTTVSSAPIQPLFSQPRPKRCATHCYIARNIHCLQQFMKMHPFWPPAAGSAPFYGAKTNLNVLPPTDLAGRATAGPDKGQGLAIFPNNVGKDKVQPANIADATAQRKQQILLQQALPPVAPNNLLNNAYAFPIPAVGAPPNYRGAHPQPMPLFNGSFYSSQMIHPSQVQQQQQPPTSQSQQMQQGQQNTSMSSGSSSSQKHLQSQQQRSQGNAVTGGNLHNFPGSKNHPSQSPAQSQNQHIPQQTRHIENEVGSEDSPSTTERKRSHGPMNVYNQNFAMPMHPSNFGLMTPPATFGIASSAGGGSNHQTEKKSQQQQGLKTNLESVPPQPFAMSFASLNGATAGPGIDMSMAQNHAIFQSLPEATRQNLQMAAAAAQAVQQKKNFRISEDGKSGSSDQSGADAERKGLAMKQPSVNAGQSIAFSRSEMSDASGSNIAANSVIDSSSRSLNLPSGASWTARAAMPNAMGAVNVPNAQLQAQIQHQQQQMIQLHKQQQQQQQMAAAAAARSKTPASSNGNAYSDHLTSSASASSKFPNAMSAFPQNLVQTGNNSSQAQSPQWKNSTRTSTSQAPSSLSSTSSLKNLSQQQVRSQQSHTQISFGTNQKSAAPPQGQQPPNNNQSPSSPMMVGSPTTSSISKGACGSPRHTNSASASNKTGGQSSSLSTQQGKSSPSLPNQKSSPAGGRNVPSILGNPHTASTSGSGTKSQMQQQQQQLQQQQQQQKSMQQAQLFFSSPYMQAQPPHSTGTNSTGQATGGYYLQRRRSEQPAQQPTGSSTASSSSGMLTLCPVTLGGGTTSDPAKAIAAAAAASNMKGGVLPSQGILHAAQYTTPTSGSQHQLLPAGFSYVHPVPAAVQVKPAEQKQPAGNDNLHACWQPEKK